The Halichondria panicea chromosome 17, odHalPani1.1, whole genome shotgun sequence DNA segment TCATTGTCCCAGGGGGTTCAGATCTATTTGTAATTCCTGTTGGTTCTTGGGTACTTCCATCATTGGTAGTAGGTGGTGGTTTGACTGTGGTTACCATGGGAACATTAGTCGTTACCCTGGGAACGGGAGCGGCAGTGGTGGGTGGTTGAGTTGGTTGATCAGTGAATGAAAACTCAGAATTTGGAAAAAAAGCCAACAACTCAAAGGACACATTGCTGACATAAATTGGGGCGGACGGTTCCGAACAAGACAGGTCCAATAGAGCGGAGGAAGTGGAGTTACTGTACAGTATGAATCGATTATCGATCACTTGATGATTGACTTGAGCGTCTGTGGCTAGAATAGTGGTAAGGTTTCCCAGTACATTGGTAAGCACAGTGAAGCCATTAGTAGACGATCCAACAAAGAAAAGTAGTCCTCTTATTTCCACACAGTCACCCACATACGGTACAGATGAATCCAAAGGGAAGGGAATCGCATAATCCACTGATGAATTTACGGTCAAATTATCACTAACTTCAAGATATGTGCCCCTGCTTCCAGAACAGTAGAATCTAGTTCTTGTCACAACAGGTTCACTTCTTTGACAGAAATCTACTTCAACAGTTATGTTATTATTGCAGTAGGCCAATAAAGAGCTGTCTTCAAATATCACTACTTGGTGGGTTCCATTATCAAAGCATTGTTCAATGGCAGGATCACTCAAACTAATATTTTGGCTGTTGATTGAAGAGTCACTGATGTCAACTCTGAGATCGTATAAAAATGCATTTCCAAACCAGTAAACATTGGTGAAcccagtacaagaagagagaAAACCTCGAGAAATGTAAAAATTAGTACTTCTTGGAGCATGGAGATCAAATGTAGAGAGCTCCAATTGATCAAAATTCAACACACTCCTATACACATCCAACAATACTACACCATCAGTGCTCGTGAATTCATAGCATAAACCATACAAAAATATGTCGTCTTGAACAAACGTTGTAAGTGAACAAGTTATGCCAGGCAAGAAGAAAAAATGCTGGTCGATAAATATCAGTCCATTGTTCAGTCTGTCAAATGAAGCAACAACAGTTCCATTTCCAACAGCCACTAAAACGGCAACTCTAGTACTTCCATCAATAGTAAAAACACTGACATCACAACGCCCATTTCGATCCCCACATGTCTGAGATGGTAGCTGTACACTTGGGAACACGACATCAGTGTAGGTGGTGGTATTGCCTGAGGGGCTCACAGCAGCTGCTGAGATTGTTAAATTGTCGGCACTTTGGAAAGCACTAAAAAGATAACCAGCAAAGGCTGGAGAGGATGCTGCAGGGAGAACAAATTATAAAATATGCTGTTTTCATTTACTTGACCACACAACTATAGTCAGATGAGGTATAACACTTTTTTACATTGTGATGACGTTTTTGCTTAGCTGGCAATTTATCGCAAAACCATGCAACGACAAACTCTATAGGCTTGTAGAACGCTTGTAACTGCTAGCTTTGTACATTGCTCGAGGTATCTATGGCTAGTTATAGTGTTTCTCCAGCTGGGGTCCTTGTTAGAACTCGTTCAGATATTTATGAAGGGTGCAGTGCTGCTCTCATCTCAAGACTATATCTTGTAACTGAAAGGGTTCACTGGAGTGGAAACAGTTCGATCTCTATACTATGAAAAGCCTTAGTCATagaataacaattattatggAAAACACACTACATTGAAAAAACCAATGTCAAAAAGATTGGAAAGAGAGATCACGAGatgcatgtcgtacctcctctagGACTAGCGGAAACAGTTAAAACTAATATCACGCATGCACCCAATAAACCCTTTAAGATGCACAGGGATAGCCATTGCAATTGGATAACCATTGGCAACATTACCCTCCCACTGCACTAGACAAACGCACAGACAATGACCACACATAAATGCCTAAGGTACAACACAAATGGAaatgagtttgaccttcataaagttgtcatatcaaagtttcatataccattggattccttgttaaaaagcgcttgtatctatatgctgtagagctgataagctccaaccagctaaaagttagcattttccgtAAGAAGTCCCTGGCTTATTTGTctaccacataaagcataaatgaagccatgaCTACATAACTTCCGGAGCCCGAAGTCAACGCAAATTAAATAGACTTTAGATAACTATTTATATTGTGAGGTAGTTCCACAAATACCATACAATACCACACAGCTAGTAAACACACCTTGAAGTACTTCAGTTAACCACTCACATAAAGAGTTATAGTCTACTGGGAATAAACTGCCATATGTTAACTAAAAAGCGTTGGACTCCATACTAACACACTTGCTAAGTATTCACGACAAACTTTTAATGTTTCTGAACTAACGTCAACATAGATATGTACGTATGTTACACACCGATTAAACAATGTAGGCATGCTGCATGCCATGCATAGATTTACCCAAGGCTAGTCTATTGAAGCTGTATCTATTGATATGGAATTGCTAGCTTTATACCCTTGTATCAGTGTATCTATGTGTGAATAAACTACATGCACATGATCATCTATAGTCAGTTTTACAAAACATGCCAACACACCTTCACAACCAGCTCCTATACATAgaacacacactgacagtagaGTCAGTCTAGGCAACCAGTTCATCTTCtgtactataaaattatagatctagctgaCTATTGTATGGTCATTGTGGATGAATTCGAATGAATTTGCACACACATTTTAGGTCAAAGCACGATGCCAAATTACATTAATGCATTATTGAACTAAACAAGGACAGACTCAATAATGACTGTCTGTTGTTGGTACGCTGATAACATTGACATTATTATGGTGTACGCCTCACTggtgaagggggggggggtgccgCATAAAGAGAATGACTTGTGGTTAAATAAAAAGTTGACTAATCTAACGGTTTTTACCTgaataaaaaaattaaaaaCTACGAGTCGCTACGAGTCCCTATAAATCTTCATCACTAGATTCACTATGATTGTTATCATCGTGTTCATCTTCTTTAGGCTGATCGATTTCCACGACATAATCGAGTTTAGGCATTTCTGGTCGGCGTTCTACTTCACCAGAGAGGCGCTGTATAGCGTCGTCATCGTTTGGTTCGCTACTTGGTGCATGGGTCTGGAGAAAAAACAGATGGCTCTGCAGAATCATCAATAGAGGTACGTTCCTCAGTGGTAGTAAGTTCCTCAGTATAGTGGTACGTTCAGGCCTTTCTTCGGTCtgaggtggtggtgtgtgttggtTAGATGTGACACTCTTCATCTTCTCAGCTTTGTATTCATCCACTTTCCTGTCTCTCTTTTGTAAGGTGGATGCGTGTTCGTCAGAGTGAATGTTATTGGGTGGAATTAGGTTCGCATGGCCTGTCACAGTTGAGTGATTAATTTCTGGTCCATTGTTTGGAGTTTCTTCGGATGCTTGAACAGGAACAAAGATGTCCGCTCCATCACTCTCTTCAGAAATAGTGGGTGAGGACTGAGAAGCATGATGAGGAGGATCGGCATTACAAGGTATTTCTTGAACGCTTTTTTCAGTTTCAACATTACGAACTTCTTTACTCCAGTTTGTGGTTGGTAGCGGTGTGTCTGACGTCAAAATAGTAGCTTTATTCTCTTCTctgtcttgtacatgtacagcaacaGCATCCATTAAATGTTCAGCTGCCTCTGTTGTAGGGGATGGAGTAGATGTTAGATTGACATTTGTGTACTGAGTCTGAGGTTCCTCTAAGGGGATCGCTGGCACTTCAGATGGCGTTAACTTGTCTGCTGGTTGAACAGCTTCCGTGTCTCTATATACAGCTTGCATCTTTTTGAGATTCTTGACTTGCCAAGTCTGATTGTGTGGTCGTATCGCTATCAGGAGGTGAGGTTGAAATTGGAACATCGACGCTTGTATGTGGCGGACTACGAGATGCAAAGATAGGTGGTGGTACATTCGGAGGGGATTCGCTATCAGGTGAAGGTGGTGGGTTAGTTAACAGTGTCGGCAGTTGAGATTGTGCTAGTGATCCTTGATGATCTGAAGTGATTACAGATTGGTTGTGTGGAGAAGGTGGTAGGGCAGGTATCAATGGTAGCTCTTCATTGTTATGTAAGGAGCTGTGTTCTGAATGTGTACCTTTATAGGTACCATCTTCTACACGTAACCTCGGTGGGTCTGACATATTGGtagattgtaataattataagcgaTTCAGGAAGGGGTAGATTTTCACGCCTGGATGGGAAAAAAATTATGCTgtcaatatatacatgtacgtgcaatCAAGCCTCAATGATATTATTATGTAACAATAGTGCTCATCATTACCTTACTCATTCATTTCAATCTCATAGATATTTTGCACTCTCTTTCTTTTGTGTTTCACAATCAATCCCAAGAAAACACAGACAAATAGCAACATCAGTAAAATAAAACTTCCAATGACAATCCCAGCCACCTCTCCAGTGAGAAGTATGAATGGGCTGCTGATTGTTTGTTCTGGGGTAGTAGTAATATATATTAGTTAGTTGTTGATTCTGAGATCATAGTTGCAGCACTAGTTGCAGCATTGGTTGCAGCACTAGTTGGTGGTTCTACAAAGTTGTTCATGGTACTAACAGCAGCAGTAGTTACCATGGGAACGGTAGCGGAAGTAGTGGGTGGTTGAGTTGGTTGATCAGTGAAGCATGAGAACTCAAGAGTTTGGGAAAAAAAGCCGATAACTCAAAGGAAACATTACTGACATGAATTGGAGTGGATGGATCAGGGCAAGACAGGTCCAATAGAGCGGAGGAGGTGGAGTTACTGAATCGATTATCAATCACTATGATGATTGACTTGAGCGTCTGTGGCTAGAATAGTGGTAAGGTTTCCCAGTACATTGGTAAGCACAGTGAAGCCATTAGTAGACGATCCAACAAAGAAAAGTAGTCCTCTTATTTCCACACAGTCACCCACATAAGGTACAGACAAATCCAAAGGGAAGGGAATCGCATAATCCATTAATGAATTTATGATTACATTTTCACTAACTTCAAGATATGTGTCCCTGCTTCCAGAACAGTAGAATCTAGTTCTTGTCACAACAGGTTCACTTCTTCGACAGAAATCTACTTCAACAGTTACGTTGTTATTACAGTTGGCCAATAGAGAACTGTCTTCAAATATCACTACTTGGTGCATTCCATTATCGAAGCATTGTTCAATGGCAGGATCACTCAAACTAATATCTTGGTCGTTGATCGAGGAGTCACTGATGTCAACTCTGAGATAGTAGAAAAATGTATTTCCAAACCAGTAGAGATTGGTGAAcccagtacaagaagagagaAAACCTCGAGAAATGTAAAAATCCAAATTATGACTTCTTGGAGCAATATAGAGATCAAAGCTTGAGAGTTCCAGTTGATCAAAGTTCAACACCGTCCTATACACATCCAACAATACTACACCATCATTGCTCGTGAATTCATACAAAAATATGTCGTCTTGAACGAACGTTGTAAGTGAGCAAGTTATGCCAGGCAAGAAGAAAAAATGCTGGTCGATAAATATCAGTCTATTGTTCAGTCTGTCAAATAAAGCAACAACAGTTCCATTTCCAACAGCCACTAAAACGGCAACTCTATACTTCCATCAATAGTAAAAACACTGACATCACAACGCCCATTTCGATCCCCACATGTCTGAGATGGAAGCTGTACACTTGGGAACACGACATCAGTGTAGGTGGTGGTATTGCCTGAGGGGCTCACAGCAGCTGCTGAGATTGTTAAATTGTCAGCACTTTGGAAAGCACTAAAAAGATAACCTGGAGAGGATGCTGCAGGGAGAACAAATTATAAATATGCTTACTTGACCAAACAAGGAATATAGTCAGATGAGGTACGACACTTTTTTTCCCCATTGTGATGATGTTTGCTTAGCTGGCAGTTTATCGCAACCATGCCACGACAAACTCTAGGCTTGTAGAACGCTTATAACCGACtgtttagctagctctgtacGTTGCTCAAGGTAAACCAATGTCAAAaagattggaatgcaattagaatAGAGATCCTGagatgcgtgtcgtacctcctctgaggacTAGTGCATGGTGGAAATAATATTCCCACAAGATTGTTGGCTTAAAATatttatcatgcatgcacccaaTAAACCGTGTAAGCTGCATGCACAGGGACAACACTTTTAGCAACATGACCCTCCCACTGCACTGGACAAATGTACTAACAATGACCACACATAAAATGCCTAGTAACGAATAGCAATGAGGTAGTTACCACAAATCAGTACCACCACaataccaatagctatagtcAACACACCTTTgaagtgaataattatagttaactaCTCGTACATTGGAGATAGATTAACAGccatatatatgtatataaagCGCTGGAACTCCGTACACACTCTTCCTAAGCATGCACGACAAACGTTTGTCATGTTTCTGAACCAACGCGTCTACAtaatagatatacatgtatacgtatgtcACACCGACACAATGTAGGCATTCATAGATACACTCAATTGAAGCTGTATCCAATGAATGTATTGATATGGAATACCTAGCTTTTAATAGTCCAGTACGTGTATGTGCTATGTGTGAATAAGCAGGCTATACATATGTAGTCAAACATTAATTGCTAACACACCTTCACAACTAGCTCCTATAGAGCTATTTCATGTGACGTCACAGTCACGTGAAAAATGCCTAGTCAGCCATGTTGGTGTACAGATATTCATAATAtcacagccaaaaagaagggtggggctcaccatagatactataaatcaCAGTCATGGTTTTGTGCGTAGTGATAGGCTGCTCGAAGCGCTCTGGGCGAGATAAAGAAGTATCCTTCTATAGAATTCCTGCTATAATAAATGGCAGGAGTGCTGTTGAGAAAGAGCTCAGTAAAAAAAGGAGAAACGGATTTCTGGCTGCCATTTCACGAGAAGGTCTCACCAATAAGATATTGGTGAACGATCGAATTTGTTCAAGACATTTCATTTCTGGGAAGCCCGCCTATCTTTTTGATAAGAATAATCCTGACTGGCTGCCTTCCTTACACCTTGGCCATGAGAAACAAATGATTCATTCAGAAATACGTTCACCTTGATGAGAGTAAGGGCATTTAACCTCTAATACACCTGTTCCACAGCATGTGCAATTGATTATACCATCTGGTGAGGCACCGATATATGGCCATTCATTACTAATGAATAAACCGTTGTCTCGTACTTCAAACTCAGCATGCACTTGAGTAGATTTTGCAAAATATCGATCTCTTGCTGGTTTTTCGTGTTTGCAACCCCAGGTAGTTTGCTTGCTTTTGAAACAAAAAGCCTCGGGATAACAAACACGTTTTACTAAGCTCTGGGAAGGGTTTAAGGCATCGGTGTGACAAACAGCTTTCATTTTTGACGCAGTCACCCTTCCAGCTCGAAATTTAAACCAAAGATTAGACTTAGCCTGATTCCTGGTTTCGATTTCAACCTTTTCTGCTTGATTCTTAGTTAAAAGTATCTTAAGTGATGCACATTCGTTAAGGAGCTCTTGATATTCTAGAGTCATGAATTTAGGATCATGAAGCAACTGAAGAGGCCTAGGAAGTTCATTACATTTTACAAATTTGTCCGAATAATTAGGAACCAATGAGAGTACTACTGGTATTGTACCGCAATGATTTAAGCTCTCAAAAAAATCACTCATTTCCTTTTCATCAGGGATATTTGTGTATACCTTTTGCTCTGTGCTAGTAGCAGGATGATTATCAGATTGTTGCTGTTTAGAAGTAGAGGAGGAATCGATCATTTCGTCCAATTTTCTTTTTTTACTATTTGTAGAAGTGAAGTCAATGTGCCTGACGGGTTTGTATTCTATCTTCTTCAAAAAAGATGGCAAAAGCCATTCACACTTGGTTTGCGTACACGTTTCCTTTCCTTTAATCCTGTAAGCAGCTTCCAGATAAAACAGTACTGCCGCTATATGCGTACAAACCTCTCCAAGGCCAGCCATACAATTACAGTGAGCACAAGACACAGCACCTGTCAAATCAAGTATGATCCAACATGCCAAAGGAGTATCGTTTAAGCGCTGAGAATGTCGaacctataatttatagaaaAGATTTGTTTACTGTCCATATAGTACATacgtatctacatgtaagctACATGAGCAAGTGAATTCAAGCATTGCATACTACTTCATCAGTGTCATAATCAGTACATGCATCTCATTATCTATGCACTTACACGGCCAACTGTGAGGTATGATCCACACACTGTCCAGGTACTGACATCCTTGACCCATCCACAAACAAACTGATTGTATGCTTCAAGCGATTTTCTGGCTTGGAATTGTTTAGATGTGATGAAACTAGTCTGCAGGATCAAGTAAGAGACAATATCACTTGCCTCTAGTGGTGGAACATGATCTACTGGCTTTCCAAGGGCTGCTGAAAATGGATCTAGACCACCAATCACTGCTATTTTCTCTTTGTATCGCTTTATAGCCTCCAATCCCAGAGTTGCAGCGTATGAAGATAGATGCTGCATCTGCACGATAGCTAAATGCCGTATTTGCTACACCTGCCTGTGTTGAACAGTACACCATGCGTGGGCGGATGGATGAAATGGATCACGTGATGAAATAGCTCTATACATAGTACACACAGTAGAGTCAGTCTCTAGGCAACCAGTTCATCCTCTGTACAATATAAGTGTATAGCATCTATATCTAGTctagctgtactgtactatgGACATCCTATATCGATATCGACATCCACAGACTCTAAATATTAAATGGTATTGGTCATTGCTGATAAAAAATGAATTTGCACACACTTGCAAAATTGCGATAAGATCCACCAGACTCACTTTTATAACCAAAATACGTATCATTATGGATGCACATTCCAATGTTTGCCAACATGCTATGCACATTGAAAAAACAAGGACAGACTAAGTCAATGGTAAACGATCAGTAATGGGATCTCTAAGCATAccgataaaattaatgttattgtttGGTGTACACCTCACTggtgaagggggggggggggtgccgCACAAGGAGAATGACTTGTGGTTGAATAAAAAAGTTTGACTAATGGTTTTTACCTGaataaaaaaaattggaaaattAAAAAACTACGAGTCGCTACGAGTCCCTATAAATCTTCATCACTGGATCTACTATAATTGTTATCATCGTGTTCATCTTTTTCTTTAGGCTGATCGATTTCCACGACACAATCGAGTTTGGGCATTTCTGGTCGGCATTCTACTTCACCAGAGAGATGCTGTATAGCGTCGTCATTGTTTAGTTCGCTACTTGGTGGGTCAGGAGAATAAATAGATGGCTCTGCAGAATCATCAACAGAGGTACGTTCCTCAGTAGTGGTACGTTCCTCAGTGGTGTTAAGTTCCTCAGTAGTGGTACGTTCAGGCCTTTCTTTGGTCTGAGGTGGTGGTATGTGTTGGTTAGATGTGGCACTCTTCATCTTCTCAGCTTTGTATTCATCCACTTTCCTGTCTCTCTTTTGTAAGGTGGCTGCGTGTTCGTCAGAGTGAATGTTATTGGATGGAATTAGGTTCGCATGGCCTGTCACAGTTGAGCAATTCATTTCTGGTCCATTGTTTGGAGTTTCTTCGGATGCTTGAACAGGAACAAAGGTGTCCGCTCCATCACTCCCTTCAGAAATAGTGGGTGAGGACCGAGAAGCATGATGAGGAGGATCGGCATTACAAGGTATTTCTTGAACGCTTCTTTCAGTTTCAATATTACGAACTTCTTTACTCCAGTTTGTGGTTGGTAGCGGTGTGTCTGACGTCAGAATAGTAGCTTTATTCTCTTCTTTGTCTTGTACAGCAACAGCGTCCATTAAATGTTCAGCTGGCTCTGTTGTAGGGGATGGAGTAGATGTTAGATTGACATTTGTGTACTGAGTCTGAGGTTCCTCTAAGGGGATTGCTGGCACTTCAGATGGCGTTAACTTGTCTGTTGGTTGAACAGCTTCCGTGTCTCTAGAGCTCGCATTTTCTTGAGATTCTTGACTTGCCAAGTCTGATTGTGTGGTCGTATTGCTGTCAGTGGGTGGGGTTGGAATTGGAACATCGACGCTTGTATATGGCGGACAACGAGATGCAAAGACAGGTGGTGGTACATTTGGAGTGAGTTCGCTATCAGGTGAGGGTGGTGGGTTAGTTAACAGCGTCGGCAGCTGAGATTGTGCTAGTGATCCTTGATGATCTGAAGTAATTACAGATGGTGTCAATGGTAGCTCTTCATTGCGATGTGAGAGGCTGGCAGATTGTGACTTAAGAAAGGGTTCTGGATTTGTAAGCCTGCATGAGTATGAGAAAAATTATGCATGTCAAATACACATGTAATCAAGCATAAAATATGGGTGCAAATAGTACTTATTATTACAATGTGATACTAACATTACTTACTCAATCTCATTAATGTCATAGCTCTTTCTTTTGCGTTTCACAATCGAAAAACAGACACAAAATACAAGcaacaatatcaatgtcagtAAAAGTCCAATTCCAATTAAAATCCCAGCCAGCGCTCCAGTAGTGAGACCTGTGGAGTCAACAGTCTTCGGCGAACTAGTCGTTGGCATAACGATGATGGTATAGAGGTTGGTAGCACTGTTATTTATAGTCGTGAAAGGGCCGGTTATTGGTTCTGGGGTAGTAGTAGCATTGGTTATTGGTTCTGGGGTAGTAGTAGCATTGGTTGTTGGTTCTGGGGTAGTAGTAGCATTGGTTATTGGTTCTGGGGTAGTAGTAGCATTGGTTGTTGGTTCTGGGGTAGTAGTAGCATTGGTTATTGGTTCTGGGGTAGTAGTAGCATTGGTTGTTGGTTCTGGGGTAGTAGTAGCATTGGTTGTTGGTTCTGGGGTAGTAGTAGCATTGGTTATTGGTTCTGGGGTAGTAGTAGCATTGGTTATTGGTTCTGGAGCATTGGTTGTTGGTTCTGGGGTAGTAATAGCATTGGTTGTTGATTCTGGGATCATAGTTGTAGCATTGGTTGGTGGTTCTACAGTGGTACTATCAGCAGCAGTGGTTACCATGGAAACAGTAGCGGTAGTGGAGGGTGGTTGAGTTGGTTGATCAGTGAAGCACGAGAATTCAGAGTTTGGAAAGAAAGCCGATAACTCAAACGAAACATTACTGACATGAATTGGGGTGGATGGATCCGAACAAGACAGGTCCAATAGAGCGGAGGAGGTGGagttactgtacagtataaacCGATTATCAATCACTTGATGATTGACTTGAGCGTCTGTGGCTAGAATAGTGGTAAGGTTTCCCAGTACATTGGTAAGCACAGTGAGGCCATTAGTAGACGATCCAACAAAGAAAAGTAGTCCTCTTATTTCCACACAGTCACCCACATACGGTACAGACGAATCCAAAGGGAAGGGAATCGCATAATCCACTGATGAATTCATGATCAAATTATCACTAACTTCAAGATATGTGTCCCTGCTTCCAGAACAGTAGAATCTAGTTCTTGTCACTACAGGTTCACTTCTTTGACAGAAATCTACTTCAACAGTTATGTTATTATTGCAGTAGGCCAATAGAGAGCTGTCTTTAAATATCACTACTTGGTGGGTTCCATTATCAAAGCATTGTTCAATAGCAGGATCACTCAAACTAATATCTTGGTCGTTGATTGAGGAGTCACTGATGTCAACTCTGAGATAGTAGAAAAATGCATTTCCAAACCAGTAGACATTGGTGAAcccagtacaagaagagataAAACCTCGAGAAATGTAAAAATCATAATTAGTACTTCTTGGAGCAATATAGACATCAAAGCTTGAGAGTTCCAGTTGATCAAAGTTCAACACCATCCTATACACATCCAACAATACTACACCATCATTGCTCGTGAATTCATAGCATAAACCATACAAAAATATGTCGTCTTGAACGAACGTTGTAAGTGAACAAGTTATGCCAGGCAAGAAAAAAAATGCTGGTCGATAAATACAATCCATTGTTCAGTCTGTCAAATAAAGCAACAATAGTTCCATTTCCAACAGCCACTAAAACGGCAACTCTAGTACTTCCATCAATAGTAAAAACACTGACATCACAACGCCCATTTCGATCCCCACATGTCTGAGATGGTAGCTGTACACTTGGGAACACAACATCAGTGTAGGTGGTGGTATTGCCTGAGGGGCTCACAGCAGCTGCTGAGATTGTTAAATTGTCAGCACTTTGGAAAGCACTAAAAAGATAACCAGCAAAGGTTTGAGAGGATGCTGCAGGGAGAACAAATTATAAATATGTTTACTTGACCAAACACGGCATATAGTCAGATGAGGTACGACACTTTTTTTTCCATTGTGATGATGTTTGCTTAGCTGGCAGTTTATCGCAACCATGCCACTACAAACTCTAGGCTTGTAGAACGCTTGTAACCGACTGTTTAGCCAATGTCAAAaagattggaatgcaattagaagAAAGATCACGAGATACGTGTCGTACCACCTCTGAGGGCTAGTGGTGGAAACAATTATTATTCCCACAAGAGATTGTTGGCTTAAAATatttatcatgcatgcacccaaTAAACCGTTTAAGCTGCATGCACAGGGACAACACTTAGCAACATGACCCTCCCACTGCACTAGTCCACTGCACTGGAATGTACTGACAATGACCACACATAAAATGCCTAGTGACTATTATTATGAATAGCAATGAGGTAGTTACCACAAATACCACAATAGCGTATAGTAAACACACCTTTGAAGTGAAATAGTTAACCACTCAAATAAAGTATATTGGAGATAGATTAACAGccatatatatgtatataaagCGCTGGAACTCCATACATACTCTTGCTAAGCATGCACGACAAACAGTAGACTTTGTCAATGTTTTTGAACCAACGTCTACatattatatagatatacatgtatatgtatgtgaCACCGATTACAATGTAGGCATTCATAGATATACTCAATTGAAGCTGTATTGATATGGAATACCTAGCTTTATGCCCAGTACGTGTAATGATGTACTATGTGTGAATAAGCAGGCTGTACTGACATATGTAGTCAAACATTAATTGCTAACACACCTTCACAACCAGCTCCTGTACATAGTACACACAGTAGAGTCAGTCTAGGTAACCAGTTCATCCTCTGTACAATATAAGTGTATAGCATCTAGTCTAGCTGTATTGTTGACATCCTATCCTAGCTCCTATCCCATATCCACAGACTCCGGCACCAGACTTAAATATTGAATGGTATTGGTCATTAATATTGCTGATAAAAAAAAATGAATTTGCACACACTTACAAAATTGCTATGCACATTGAAAAAACAAGGACAGACTAAGTCA contains these protein-coding regions:
- the LOC135351167 gene encoding mucin-2-like, which translates into the protein MDCIYRPAFFFLPGITCSLTTFVQDDIFLYGLCYEFTSNDGVVLLDVYRMVLNFDQLELSSFDVYIAPRSTNYDFYISRGFISSCTGFTNVYWFGNAFFYYLRVDISDSSINDQDISLSDPAIEQCFDNGTHQVVIFKDSSLLAYCNNNITVEVDFCQRSEPVVTRTRFYCSGSRDTYLEVSDNLIMNSSVDYAIPFPLDSSVPYVGDCVEIRGLLFFVGSSTNGLTVLTNVLGNLTTILATDAQVNHQVIDNRFILYSNSTSSALLDLSCSDPSTPIHVSNVSFELSAFFPNSEFSCFTDQPTQPPSTTATVSMVTTAADSTTVEPPTNATTMIPESTTNAITTPEPTTNAPEPITNATTTPEPITNATTTPEPTTNATTTPEPTTNATTTPEPITNATTTPEPTTNATTTPEPITNATTTPEPTTNATTTPEPITNATTTPEPITGPFTTINNSATNLYTIIVMPTTSSPKTVDSTGLTTGALAGILIGIGLLLTLILLLVFCVCFSIVKRKRKSYDINEIELTNPEPFLKSQSASLSHRNEELPLTPSVITSDHQGSLAQSQLPTLLTNPPPSPDSELTPNVPPPVFASRCPPYTSVDVPIPTPPTDSNTTTQSDLASQESQENASSRDTEAVQPTDKLTPSEVPAIPLEEPQTQYTNVNLTSTPSPTTEPAEHLMDAVAVQDKEENKATILTSDTPLPTTNWSKEVRNIETERSVQEIPCNADPPHHASRSSPTISEGSDGADTFVPVQASEETPNNGPEMNCSTVTGHANLIPSNNIHSDEHAATLQKRDRKVDEYKAEKMKSATSNQHIPPPQTKERPERTTTEELNTTEERTTTEERTSVDDSAEPSIYSPDPPSSELNNDDAIQHLSGEVECRPEMPKLDCVVEIDQPKEKDEHDDNNYSRSSDEDL